A region of Triplophysa dalaica isolate WHDGS20190420 chromosome 18, ASM1584641v1, whole genome shotgun sequence DNA encodes the following proteins:
- the LOC130407094 gene encoding leucine-rich repeat and transmembrane domain-containing protein 1, whose protein sequence is MTAGVIFVLFCLVLLQAVSSCPKECSCDAHTKVADCRGKSLYDVPHKLHEDTLELYLQNNRIRGLGSMFFRETPQLQVLDLANNSISTLSPSALLGLRGLKILSLANNSIREVDRRLLVSIRNLTLLDLSYNSIGGLPAAFADSFHHLTHLSLHHNRLTKLDRVHLEALENLKVLGLKGNPWRCDCHLIGLKLWLETFAFKGGVVDGITCVQPHLMQERDLRHIPYEVFHACMITSYSYLFANIHYLDSKHRNLGGHLHPSSRAPAGGDFNPQGEYALPDCEAKQRPRPVNYRHAIATVVITGVVCGIVFLMMVAAAIYGCAYAAINARYQRELKRKATEADREERKSSERDQEKTPPE, encoded by the exons ATGACAG CAGGAGTGATCTTTGTATTATTCTGCCTGGTATTACTCCAAGCCGTCTCCTCCTGTCCCAAAGAGTGCTCATGTGACGCTCACACCAAAGTGGCGGACTGCCGGGGGAAAAGTTTGTACGATGTTCCTCACAAACTCCACGAAGACACACTGGAGCTGTACCTCCAAAACAACCGCATCCGAGGCCTGGGCTCCATGTTCTTCCGAGAGACGCCGCAACTCCAGGTTCTGGACCTGGCCAACAATTCCATCTCAACACTTTCCCCCAGTGCCCTGCTGGGACTCAGAGGTCTTAAGATCCTCAGCTTGGCCAATAACTCCATCCGGGAGGTGGACCGACGTCTTCTGGTTTCCATTAGAAATCTAACTCTCTTGGACTTGTCCTATAATAGCATAGGAGGTTTACCCGCAGCATTCGCCGACAGTTTTCATCATCTCACACACCTGTCGCTCCATCACAACCGGCTGACCAAACTGGACCGCGTTCACCTGGAGGCTCTTGAAAATCTGAAAGTTCTTGGTCTGAAGGGCAATCCCTGGAGGTGTGACTGCCATCTGATAGGACTCAAGCTGTGGCTGGAAACATTTGCCTTCAAAG GTGGAGTGGTTGACGGCATCACGTGCGTCCAGCCTCACCTCATGCAGGAGAGAGACCTCCGTCACATTCCCTACGAGGTCTTTCACGCCTGCATGATAACCAGCTACAGCTATCTGTTCGCCAACATCCACTATCTGGACAGTAAACACCGCAACCTCGGCGGACATCTTCACCCCAGCTCCAGAGCTCCGGCCGGCGGTGATTTCAACCCGCAGGGAGAGTACGCACTTCCCGACTGTGAGGCCAAGCAGAGACCCCGACCAGTCAACTACAGACACGCTATAGCCACGGTGGTCATCACGGGAGTGGTTTGTGGAATTGTGTTCCTGATGATGGTGGCGGCCGCCATCTACGGATGCGCATATGCAGCGATTAACGCGAGGTATCAGAGAGAGCTGAAGAGGAAAGCGACGGAGGCCGACAGAGAGGAGAGGAAGAGCTCTGAGAGAGATCAGGAGAAAACGCCGCCGGAGTGA